Proteins encoded in a region of the Streptomyces sp. NBC_00513 genome:
- a CDS encoding phosphoribosyltransferase — translation MSDVRENLNYEGFGRAVRELAQTIADDGYEPDIILSIARGGVFVAGGLAYALDCKNIHLVNVEFYTGVGTTLEMPVMLAPVPEAIDFTNKKVLIADDVADTGKTLKLVHDFCLGHVAEVRSAVIYEKSHSLVKCEYVWKKTDEWINFPWSVEPPVVKREGQVLDA, via the coding sequence ATGAGCGACGTACGCGAGAACCTGAACTACGAGGGTTTCGGTCGCGCCGTGCGCGAGCTGGCGCAGACCATCGCCGACGACGGCTACGAGCCGGACATCATCCTGAGCATCGCCCGCGGCGGCGTGTTCGTGGCCGGCGGTCTGGCCTACGCGCTCGACTGCAAGAACATCCACCTCGTCAACGTGGAGTTCTACACGGGCGTGGGGACCACCCTGGAGATGCCGGTCATGCTGGCACCGGTGCCCGAGGCGATCGACTTCACGAACAAGAAGGTCCTCATCGCCGATGACGTGGCCGACACCGGGAAGACGCTCAAGCTCGTCCACGACTTCTGCCTCGGCCATGTCGCCGAGGTGCGCTCCGCGGTCATCTACGAGAAGTCGCACTCGCTCGTGAAGTGCGAGTACGTGTGGAAGAAGACCGACGAGTGGATCAACTTCCCGTGGTCGGTCGAGCCGCCCGTGGTCAAGCGCGAGGGCCAGGTCCTCGACGCCTGA
- a CDS encoding sugar transferase yields the protein MRPQPPSPRPPRTFRLPTPPKPNPADPPRPRGPALPRPDLSAKRVVDLVGAAILLGVFALPLLAAAGLLYAGRRGVLVREPALGRGGREFRTWRLRTRDTGRPGAMAERCGLDALPQLLNVLRGEMSLVGPRPEAGTDRPERLFVRPGMTGLWQVSERSDLPWEEMALLDRHYVESHWLGMDLAILAQTPRAACLQRHA from the coding sequence ATGCGCCCGCAACCACCCTCGCCGCGCCCACCCCGGACGTTCCGCCTGCCCACCCCGCCGAAGCCGAACCCGGCCGACCCGCCGAGGCCCCGCGGGCCCGCCCTCCCCCGCCCCGACCTGTCCGCCAAGCGGGTGGTCGACCTCGTCGGCGCGGCGATCCTGCTCGGGGTGTTCGCCCTGCCGCTGCTCGCCGCCGCGGGGCTGCTGTACGCGGGCCGGCGCGGGGTCCTCGTACGGGAACCCGCGCTCGGGCGGGGCGGGCGGGAGTTCCGGACCTGGCGACTGCGGACGCGGGACACCGGCCGGCCGGGCGCGATGGCGGAGCGGTGCGGCCTGGACGCGCTGCCGCAGCTGCTGAACGTGCTGCGGGGCGAGATGTCGCTGGTCGGACCGCGCCCCGAGGCGGGCACCGACCGGCCCGAACGACTCTTCGTACGCCCCGGAATGACCGGATTGTGGCAAGTCAGCGAGCGCTCCGACCTCCCCTGGGAGGAGATGGCCCTCTTGGACCGGCACTATGTGGAGAGCCATTGGCTGGGGATGGATCTCGCGATCCTCGCGCAGACGCCTCGGGCCGCCTGTCTACAGAGGCATGCCTGA
- a CDS encoding NUDIX domain-containing protein, with amino-acid sequence MIERVRAVLVTADDTMLVIRRTKPGLPVYWVLPGGGVEEGDESREAALHREIHEEIAGKADIGRLLHTMESDKERQLFYVARIATWSFEDRTGPEFSAEGRGEYALEEIPLTVEGLDSIDLKPEEIAHVLRRVIGAGMLGALV; translated from the coding sequence ATGATCGAACGAGTCCGAGCCGTCCTCGTCACCGCGGACGACACGATGCTGGTCATTCGCCGCACCAAGCCCGGACTCCCCGTGTACTGGGTGCTGCCCGGCGGCGGGGTGGAGGAGGGCGACGAGTCCCGGGAGGCCGCGCTGCACCGTGAGATCCACGAGGAGATCGCGGGGAAGGCCGACATCGGCCGCCTCCTGCACACCATGGAGTCCGACAAGGAGCGTCAGCTCTTCTACGTCGCCCGCATCGCGACGTGGTCCTTCGAAGACCGTACCGGCCCCGAGTTCAGCGCCGAGGGCCGCGGCGAATACGCGCTGGAAGAGATCCCGCTGACCGTGGAGGGGCTCGACAGCATCGACCTCAAGCCCGAGGAGATCGCCCACGTTCTGCGGCGCGTCATCGGTGCCGGCATGCTCGGGGCTTTGGTTTAG
- the dcd gene encoding dCTP deaminase, with protein MLLSDKDIRAEIDSGRVRIDPFDESMVQPSSIDVRLDRFFRVFENHRYAHIDPATEQSDLTRMVEPDGDEAFILHPGEFVLASTYEVISLPDDIASRLEGKSSLGRLGLVTHSTAGFIDPGFSGHVTLELSNLATLPIKLWPGMKIGQLCLFRLSSPAEFPYGSERYGSRYQGQRGPTASRSFQNFHRTQVRHEA; from the coding sequence GTGCTTCTCTCTGACAAAGACATCCGGGCCGAGATCGACAGCGGACGGGTTCGCATCGACCCGTTCGACGAGTCGATGGTGCAGCCCTCCAGCATCGATGTACGTCTCGACCGGTTCTTCCGGGTCTTCGAGAACCACCGGTACGCGCACATCGACCCCGCCACCGAGCAGTCGGATCTGACTCGGATGGTCGAGCCGGACGGGGACGAGGCGTTCATCCTCCACCCGGGCGAGTTCGTGCTCGCCTCCACGTACGAGGTCATCTCGCTGCCCGACGACATCGCCTCCCGGCTGGAGGGGAAGTCCAGTCTGGGGCGCCTCGGTCTGGTGACGCATTCGACGGCCGGGTTCATCGACCCCGGGTTCTCCGGGCACGTGACGCTGGAGCTGTCGAACCTCGCGACGCTGCCGATCAAGCTGTGGCCGGGCATGAAGATCGGGCAGCTGTGCCTGTTCCGGCTCAGCTCCCCCGCGGAGTTCCCGTACGGGAGCGAGCGGTACGGATCCCGTTACCAGGGGCAGCGCGGCCCGACCGCCTCGCGCTCCTTCCAGAACTTCCACCGCACCCAGGTGAGGCACGAGGCATGA
- a CDS encoding Yip1 family protein, translating to MAGFRIGRGRDNNRTPQQPPQPPRQQPYGQRQSPQAPYGRQPYPPAGGPPPQQQWPQQGAHGDHGEPEYFDPYGQQQQPHHGQQQPPHEPSYANNPGFTQAFSIGEDPYNQGATYHAGAAAPAGPRLPWKELLRGIVMRPGPTFLQMRDYPVWGPALIVTFIYGLLAVFGLDDTREDVIKATLANAVPVVLSAAVAFVLCGMILGAVTHTLARQLGGDGAWQPTVGLSMLVMSVTDAPRLLFAIFLGGDNIVVQVLGWVTWLAAGALFTSLVSKSHDLPWPKALGASAIQLIALLSIIKLGTI from the coding sequence GTGGCTGGATTCAGGATCGGACGCGGCCGGGACAACAACCGCACCCCGCAACAACCCCCGCAACCCCCGCGGCAGCAGCCGTACGGTCAGCGGCAATCGCCGCAGGCACCGTACGGCCGACAGCCCTACCCGCCTGCCGGCGGGCCGCCACCGCAGCAGCAGTGGCCTCAGCAGGGCGCCCACGGGGACCACGGCGAGCCCGAGTACTTCGACCCGTACGGACAACAGCAGCAGCCGCACCACGGGCAGCAGCAACCTCCGCACGAGCCCTCGTACGCGAACAACCCGGGCTTCACCCAGGCCTTCTCCATCGGCGAGGACCCTTACAACCAGGGCGCGACGTACCACGCGGGCGCGGCGGCCCCGGCCGGTCCGCGGCTGCCCTGGAAGGAGCTCCTGCGCGGCATCGTGATGCGGCCGGGACCGACGTTCCTCCAGATGCGCGACTACCCCGTATGGGGTCCGGCGCTGATCGTGACCTTCATCTACGGTCTCCTCGCGGTCTTCGGCCTCGACGACACCCGCGAGGACGTCATCAAGGCCACCCTGGCCAACGCCGTCCCGGTCGTCCTCAGCGCCGCCGTGGCGTTCGTGCTCTGCGGCATGATCCTGGGCGCGGTCACGCACACGCTGGCCCGCCAACTGGGCGGCGACGGCGCGTGGCAGCCGACGGTCGGCCTGTCGATGCTGGTCATGTCCGTCACCGACGCCCCGCGCCTGCTGTTCGCGATCTTCCTCGGCGGCGACAACATCGTCGTCCAGGTCCTGGGCTGGGTCACGTGGCTGGCCGCCGGCGCGCTGTTCACCTCGCTGGTGAGCAAGTCGCACGACCTGCCGTGGCCGAAGGCGCTGGGCGCCTCCGCGATCCAGCTGATCGCCCTGCTGTCCATCATCAAGCTGGGCACGATCTGA